In a genomic window of Candidatus Methylomirabilota bacterium:
- a CDS encoding AbrB/MazE/SpoVT family DNA-binding domain-containing protein: protein MVRVILKERGQITIPSKLRKNLMLKAGDLLEIEVRGGHIVLKPLHVVERGGDRSEGSPEEPGA, encoded by the coding sequence TTGGTCCGTGTAATTTTAAAGGAGCGGGGGCAGATCACAATTCCTTCTAAGTTGCGGAAAAACCTGATGTTAAAGGCAGGAGACCTGCTTGAGATCGAGGTGAGGGGAGGCCACATCGTTTTGAAGCCCCTTCACGTTGTGGAACGCGGGGGAGACAGGTCTGAAGGATCTCCTGAGGAGCCGGGTGCATGA